In one window of Macrotis lagotis isolate mMagLag1 chromosome 5, bilby.v1.9.chrom.fasta, whole genome shotgun sequence DNA:
- the PARL gene encoding presenilin-associated rhomboid-like protein, mitochondrial, whose translation MAWRAWARSGWGCGRPAWRPPGPEPPSLWLGPRFNFFIQSKNGFRKAPRKIEPRRSDGSLTNEGYRRSSLTPPVEETFFYTSPYPLRNLVKPLFFTVGFTGCAFGSAAIWQYESLKSRVQSYFDAVKADWLDSLTPQKEGDFRKQINKWWNTLSDGQRTVTGIIAANVCVFCLWRIPSLQRSMIKYFTSNPASKALCSPMLLSTFSHFSLLHMVANMYVLWSFSTSIVNILGKEQFMAVYLSAGVVSTFVSYVSKVATGRFGPSLGASGAIMTVLAAVCTKIPEGKLAIIFLPMFTFTAGNALKAIIAMDTAGMILGWKFFDHAAHLGGALFGIWYITHGHELIWKNREPLVKIWHEMRTNNPKKGGGSE comes from the exons ATGGCGTGGAGAGCCTGGGCTCGGAGCGGCTGGGGCTGCGGGCGCCCGGCCTGGCGGCCGCCGGGGCCCGAGCCCCCCAGCCTGTGGCTGGGCCCCAG ATTTAACTTCTTTATTCAGTCAAAAAATGGATTCAGAAAAGCTCCCAGAAAGATTGAACCTCGACGTTCAGATGGGAGCCTGACCAATGAAGGCTACAGGAGAAGCTCTCTGACTCCTCCAGTGGAAGAAACGTTCTTTTATACATCTCCCTATCCTCTAAGGAATCTTGTGAAGCCTTTGTTTTTTACTGTCGGG TTTACAGGGTGTGCATTTGGGTCAGCTGCTATTTGGCAGTATGAATCCCTGAAATCCAGGGTCCAGAGTTACTTTGATGCTGTAAAGGCAGATTGGTTGGATAGCTTAACGCCTCAGAAGGAAGGAGACTTCAGAAAGCAG ATTAACAAGTGGTGGAATACCCTATCTGATGGCCAGCGAACTGTGACAG GAATCATAGCTGCCAACGtctgtgtattttgtttgtgGCGCATCCCTTCCCTCCAGAGGTCCATGATCAAGTACTTCACATCCAATCCAGCCTCCA AAGCTCTTTGCTCCCCCATGTTGCTCTCCACCTTCAGCCACTTCTCCTTGTTACACATGGTGGCCAACATGTACGTGTTGTGGAGTTTCTCCACCAGCATAGTCAACATCCTTGGGAAAGAACAGTTCATGGCCGTCTACTTGTCTGCAG GTGTTGTTTCTACCTTTGTCAGTTATGTCAGCAAGGTGGCCACGGGCAGGTTCGGACCCTCTCTGGGGGCG TCAGGAGCCATCATGACCGTCCTGGCAGCTGTCTGTACAAAGATCCCTGAGGGGAAGCTGGCCATCATCTTCCTCCCCATGTTCACCTTCACTGCAGGAAAT GCCCTGAAAGCCATTATTGCAATGGATACAGCCGGGATGATCCTGGGATGGAAATTTTTTGATCATGCGGCACATCTTGGGGGAGCCCTTTTTGGAAT ATGGTATATCACACACGGCCACGAgctgatctggaaaaacagagAGCCACTGGTGAAAATTTGGCACGAAATGAGGACTAATAACCCCAAGAAAGGAGGCGGGTCTGAGTGA